TATTGAAGAAATGCTTAAAGATATATCGAGAGCTGAAAAGgtgcattttaaataattcgaaaatatcagaaaaattaatctatttaaaattttactagcaatcaaaattttcagcaaaatatatataaaattttgatttttatttaacagaaTTGGAATATCATTTCTCTAAGATACTTTAACCCAGTAGGTGCTCATCAAAGTGGTTTGATTGGAGAAGATCCTACAAAgtcatttacaaatttaatgcCTTATATAGCACAAGTAGCTTTAAGACATAAACCTGAACTCATCATTTTTGGTGGTGATTATCCTACAAAAGATGGTACaggtacaaataaatttattttctcttatgCAACATTAAAGACATATAttgtttaaagtaaaaaatttcgaaaatatatattttataggtATACGTGATTATATTCACGTTATGGATTTAGCTGCTGGTCATGTAGCAGCTTTAAATGCTTTACACAAACGACATTTGAGgctaaaaatttataatttaggTACTGGTAAAGGTGTATCTGTACTtgaattgattaaaatttttgagAATGTCACAGGAACATCAGtgccatacgttataaaagACAGAAGAGAGGGTGATATTGTTTCTATGTATGCCAATACAGATTTAGCAGAAAAGGAATTAGAATGGAGGACTAAATTTAATGTCGAACGGATGtgtaagtgaaataaaatttccactatattttcatattaaataagaTTTCTTTCTAAGTATTTTTTGATATAGGTGAGGATTTCTGGAGGTGGCAAACAATGAATCCACATGGTTATCGTAATTCAGTAAAAAATGGTATTAGCGAGCATGTAAATGGCACTTTATAATACTGTtacttcattattattaaagcatgattaatttataataataaaataagtgcaataaagaaaacaatagtattcaaatattttttctcttctaatttaatactaattaatcaatttatttacaactgTGTTAGTATTGTTTTgagtttcttttgtttcttctatcattgtatataacgataagtgTTGAAACTT
This sequence is a window from Bombus pyrosoma isolate SC7728 linkage group LG10, ASM1482585v1, whole genome shotgun sequence. Protein-coding genes within it:
- the LOC122571974 gene encoding UDP-glucose 4-epimerase-like isoform X3, which encodes MAKDWRTIFVTGGAGYIGSHCIVELLESGYDVVAIDNFANSVTESSGESAALKRVEQITGKKVTFYNCDLIDRDKLETVFKKHKIDCVIHFAAIKAVGESMQIPLHYYRNNIIGAINLLEVMKAAGCFQLVFSSSCTVYGEPNVLPITEEHPTGNITNVYGRTKYFIEEMLKDISRAEKNWNIISLRYFNPVGAHQSGLIGEDPTKSFTNLMPYIAQVALRHKPELIIFGGDYPTKDGTGIRDYIHVMDLAAGHVAALNALHKRHLRLKIYNLGTGKGVSVLELIKIFENVTGTSVPYVIKDRREGDIVSMYANTDLAEKELEWRTKFNVERMCEDFWRWQTMNPHGYRNSVKNGISEHVNGTL
- the LOC122571974 gene encoding UDP-glucose 4-epimerase-like isoform X1, producing MQLNARNAVSMAKDWRTIFVTGGAGYIGSHCIVELLESGYDVVAIDNFANSVTESSGESAALKRVEQITGKKVTFYNCDLIDRDKLETVFKKHKIDCVIHFAAIKAVGESMQIPLHYYRNNIIGAINLLEVMKAAGCFQLVFSSSCTVYGEPNVLPITEEHPTGNITNVYGRTKYFIEEMLKDISRAEKNWNIISLRYFNPVGAHQSGLIGEDPTKSFTNLMPYIAQVALRHKPELIIFGGDYPTKDGTGIRDYIHVMDLAAGHVAALNALHKRHLRLKIYNLGTGKGVSVLELIKIFENVTGTSVPYVIKDRREGDIVSMYANTDLAEKELEWRTKFNVERMCEDFWRWQTMNPHGYRNSVKNGISEHVNGTL
- the LOC122571974 gene encoding UDP-glucose 4-epimerase-like isoform X2, which gives rise to MQLNARNAVMAKDWRTIFVTGGAGYIGSHCIVELLESGYDVVAIDNFANSVTESSGESAALKRVEQITGKKVTFYNCDLIDRDKLETVFKKHKIDCVIHFAAIKAVGESMQIPLHYYRNNIIGAINLLEVMKAAGCFQLVFSSSCTVYGEPNVLPITEEHPTGNITNVYGRTKYFIEEMLKDISRAEKNWNIISLRYFNPVGAHQSGLIGEDPTKSFTNLMPYIAQVALRHKPELIIFGGDYPTKDGTGIRDYIHVMDLAAGHVAALNALHKRHLRLKIYNLGTGKGVSVLELIKIFENVTGTSVPYVIKDRREGDIVSMYANTDLAEKELEWRTKFNVERMCEDFWRWQTMNPHGYRNSVKNGISEHVNGTL